Proteins encoded by one window of Bradyrhizobium sp. B097:
- a CDS encoding DUF4142 domain-containing protein: MFVRLSIAVAALSVLTGAALAQGAKLTDPQIAHIAYTAGVIDINAAKQAETKASNKDVKAFAKDMARDHEAVNKQALDLVKKLKVTPEDNDTSKALSKQAADKLAELGKLKGSAYDKAYIDNEVAYHKTVNAALETQLIPSASNPELKSLLQTGLKIFQGHEQHAEHVAASMK, encoded by the coding sequence ATGTTCGTTCGATTGAGCATCGCGGTCGCCGCGCTCAGCGTTCTTACCGGCGCTGCGCTGGCCCAGGGCGCAAAGCTGACCGATCCGCAGATCGCGCACATCGCCTACACGGCAGGTGTGATTGACATCAACGCCGCCAAGCAGGCGGAGACCAAAGCTTCCAACAAGGACGTCAAGGCGTTCGCCAAGGACATGGCGCGCGACCATGAGGCGGTGAACAAGCAGGCGCTCGACCTCGTCAAGAAGCTGAAGGTGACGCCGGAGGACAACGACACCAGCAAGGCGCTGTCGAAACAGGCGGCCGACAAGCTCGCCGAACTCGGCAAGCTGAAGGGCTCAGCCTACGACAAGGCCTATATCGACAACGAGGTCGCCTACCACAAGACCGTCAACGCCGCGCTGGAGACGCAGCTGATCCCGTCGGCGAGCAATCCCGAGCTGAAGAGCCTGCTGCAGACCGGCCTGAAGATCTTCCAAGGCCACGAGCAACATGCCGAACATGTTGCGGCGAGCATGAAGTAG
- a CDS encoding dihydrodipicolinate synthase family protein codes for MTISAQRPYRGVFPVAPTIFDAGGNLDLDGQRRCIDFMIDAGSHGICILANFSEQFVLTDAERETVMHAVLEHVAGRIPVIVTTTHFSSAVCAARSREAEAAGAAMVMIMPPYHGATFRVGEPGIYEFYRVVSDAINIPIMIQDAPVAGTPLSVDFLARMAKELANVRYFKIEVPMAAAKLRGLIEKGGSVIEGPWDGEEAITLMADLDAGATGAMTGGGYPDGIRQIMDPFFAGRREEAVQAYARWLPLINYENRQCGLQACKVLMREGGIIKSDTVRHPLQPLHPATRAGLIEIARTLDPVVLRWGR; via the coding sequence ATGACGATTTCGGCACAGCGTCCCTATCGCGGCGTCTTTCCGGTGGCGCCGACCATCTTCGACGCCGGCGGCAATCTCGACCTCGACGGACAGCGGCGCTGCATCGATTTCATGATCGATGCCGGCTCGCACGGCATCTGCATCCTCGCCAACTTCTCCGAGCAGTTCGTGCTGACCGATGCCGAGCGCGAGACCGTGATGCACGCCGTGCTCGAGCACGTCGCGGGCCGCATTCCCGTGATCGTCACCACCACGCATTTCTCCTCGGCGGTGTGTGCCGCGCGCAGTCGCGAGGCGGAGGCCGCCGGCGCCGCGATGGTGATGATCATGCCGCCCTATCACGGCGCGACCTTCCGCGTTGGCGAGCCGGGCATCTACGAATTCTATCGGGTGGTGTCGGATGCCATCAACATTCCGATCATGATTCAGGATGCGCCGGTCGCGGGCACGCCGCTCTCGGTGGACTTCCTGGCGCGGATGGCGAAGGAGCTCGCCAATGTCAGGTACTTCAAGATCGAGGTGCCGATGGCCGCGGCCAAGCTGCGCGGCCTGATCGAGAAGGGCGGCAGCGTGATCGAGGGACCGTGGGACGGCGAGGAGGCGATCACGCTGATGGCCGATCTCGATGCCGGCGCCACCGGTGCGATGACCGGCGGCGGCTATCCCGACGGCATCCGCCAGATCATGGATCCGTTCTTCGCCGGCCGCCGCGAAGAGGCCGTGCAGGCCTATGCGCGCTGGCTGCCGTTGATCAATTATGAGAACCGCCAATGCGGGCTGCAGGCCTGCAAGGTGCTGATGCGCGAGGGCGGCATCATCAAGTCGGACACGGTGCGGCACCCGTTGCAGCCGCTGCATCCGGCGACGCGCGCAGGCCTGATCGAGATCGCGCGCACGCTCGATCCGGTCGTGCTGCGCTGGGGGCGCTGA
- a CDS encoding DUF3551 domain-containing protein produces MWLLGALLFALGALCTTKPASAQMYDPRYPVCMRVYGELVGDRMDCIFMSMKECQASAAGNPATCLVNPFYAPRPVRPGRPER; encoded by the coding sequence GTGTGGCTGCTTGGAGCGCTGCTGTTCGCGCTGGGCGCGCTTTGCACGACCAAGCCGGCATCGGCACAAATGTACGATCCTCGCTATCCGGTCTGCATGCGTGTTTACGGGGAACTGGTCGGCGATCGAATGGATTGTATCTTCATGTCGATGAAGGAGTGCCAGGCCAGCGCTGCGGGGAATCCGGCAACCTGCCTGGTTAACCCCTTTTATGCGCCAAGACCGGTGCGTCCCGGCAGGCCTGAACGATGA
- a CDS encoding RNA polymerase sigma factor — protein sequence MRQAHVTSPPPIRSGDAELVQRALARDEAAIRAIMQANNRRLFRLARGILRNDHEAEDVVQDAYVRAFTHLDQFRGDSSLSTWLSRIAINEALGRLRSKHASVEWSELPKGAVEAQIIPFPLSSADDPEKSMAQREIQHVVEHAIDELPEAFRLVFITRVIEGMNVEETADILGLKPETVKTRLHRARTMLRDNVERKIGPIVMEAFPFAGRRCERLTEAVLKRLGVTA from the coding sequence ATGCGCCAGGCCCATGTAACGTCACCACCGCCGATCCGCTCAGGCGATGCCGAGCTCGTGCAGCGCGCGCTCGCCCGCGACGAGGCTGCGATCCGCGCCATCATGCAGGCGAACAATCGCCGGCTGTTCCGGCTGGCGCGCGGCATCCTCCGCAACGACCACGAGGCCGAGGATGTCGTTCAGGACGCCTATGTGCGCGCCTTCACCCATCTGGACCAGTTCCGCGGCGACTCCAGCCTCTCGACCTGGCTGTCGCGGATCGCGATCAACGAGGCGCTCGGCCGCCTGCGCAGCAAACACGCAAGCGTGGAGTGGTCCGAGCTGCCGAAGGGCGCCGTAGAAGCCCAAATCATCCCGTTCCCGCTGTCGTCAGCGGACGATCCGGAAAAATCCATGGCCCAGCGCGAAATCCAGCATGTCGTCGAGCACGCGATCGATGAGCTGCCCGAGGCGTTCCGCCTCGTCTTCATCACCCGTGTGATCGAGGGCATGAATGTCGAGGAGACCGCTGATATCCTCGGTCTCAAGCCGGAGACCGTGAAAACCCGCCTGCACCGCGCCCGGACCATGCTGCGCGACAATGTCGAGCGGAAGATCGGCCCTATCGTGATGGAGGCCTTTCCCTTCGCGGGCCGACGCTGCGAGCGATTGACCGAGGCGGTCCTGAAACGGCTCGGCGTCACAGCATAG
- a CDS encoding cupredoxin domain-containing protein: MSTGRYLATLALLALGAMAVPAHAATIQIVMENLVISPAEVSAKVGDTIEWVNKDVLAHTATAKNGDFDVTIAPKKTVRSVLSKAGTVDYYCRFHPNMKAVLTIAP, translated from the coding sequence ATGTCGACCGGACGCTATCTCGCAACGCTGGCTTTGCTCGCGCTCGGCGCGATGGCTGTCCCGGCGCATGCAGCCACCATCCAGATCGTGATGGAGAATTTGGTGATCTCGCCGGCCGAGGTATCGGCCAAGGTCGGCGACACCATCGAATGGGTCAACAAGGACGTATTGGCGCACACCGCCACGGCGAAGAACGGCGACTTCGACGTGACGATTGCACCGAAGAAGACGGTCAGGTCGGTTCTGAGCAAAGCCGGTACCGTCGACTATTACTGCCGCTTCCACCCCAACATGAAGGCGGTGCTGACCATCGCGCCATAG
- a CDS encoding LLM class flavin-dependent oxidoreductase yields the protein MKKIGFLSFGHWTPSPQSQARSAADVLLQSIDLAVAAEELGADGAYFRVHHFARQLASPFPLLAAVGAKTSRIEIGTAVIDMRYENPLYMIEDAGAADLIARGRLQLGISRGSPEQVIDGWRYFGYQPGEGETDADMGRRHAEIFLDMLRGQGFAQPNPRPMFPNPPGLLRLEPLSEGLRERIWWGAGSNATAVWAAKLGMNLQSSTLKSDETGEAFHIQQAAQIRAYRAAWKEAGHTREPRVSVSRSIFALVDDRDRAYFGNGQEEDQIGFIDERTRAIFGRGYAAEPEKLIEQLKTDEAIAEADTLLLTVPNQLGVAYNAHVIESILTHVAPAMGWR from the coding sequence ATGAAAAAAATCGGCTTCCTCTCGTTCGGGCACTGGACGCCCTCCCCGCAATCCCAGGCCCGCTCCGCCGCGGATGTGCTGCTGCAATCGATCGACCTCGCGGTCGCCGCCGAAGAGCTCGGCGCGGATGGCGCGTATTTTCGCGTCCATCACTTCGCCCGCCAGCTGGCTTCGCCCTTCCCGCTGCTGGCGGCGGTCGGCGCCAAGACCAGCCGGATCGAAATCGGCACCGCCGTGATCGACATGCGCTACGAAAATCCGCTCTACATGATCGAGGACGCCGGCGCGGCCGATCTGATCGCGCGGGGACGTTTGCAACTCGGCATCAGCCGCGGCTCGCCCGAGCAGGTGATCGATGGCTGGCGCTATTTCGGCTATCAGCCGGGCGAAGGCGAGACCGACGCCGACATGGGCCGGCGTCATGCCGAGATCTTCCTCGATATGCTGCGCGGACAAGGTTTTGCGCAGCCGAATCCGCGGCCGATGTTTCCCAACCCGCCCGGCCTGCTGCGGCTCGAACCGCTCTCGGAAGGCTTGCGCGAGCGCATCTGGTGGGGCGCCGGTTCGAACGCCACCGCGGTCTGGGCGGCGAAGCTCGGGATGAACCTGCAGAGCTCGACGCTGAAGAGCGACGAGACCGGAGAGGCCTTCCACATCCAGCAGGCCGCCCAGATCCGGGCCTACCGCGCCGCATGGAAGGAGGCCGGCCACACCCGCGAGCCGCGGGTCTCGGTCAGCCGCAGCATCTTCGCGCTGGTCGACGACCGCGACCGCGCCTATTTCGGCAACGGGCAGGAGGAAGACCAGATCGGCTTCATCGACGAGCGGACGCGCGCGATCTTCGGCCGCGGCTACGCCGCCGAGCCGGAGAAGCTGATCGAGCAGCTCAAGACCGACGAGGCGATCGCGGAGGCCGACACCCTGCTGCTGACCGTCCCCAATCAACTCGGCGTCGCCTACAACGCGCATGTGATCGAGAGCATCTTGACTCACGTCGCGCCCGCCATGGGATGGCGCTGA
- a CDS encoding helix-turn-helix transcriptional regulator has translation MKADFAFKTSVVSDITPALLAIGRDSFPQALIGALRRVAGVGHCMVFSFAGPRSAACLLDVGNIPTGRDLGIAYSEHFHQADPNRDAVFEGKAQAVPIVLPTFARRMYSDGYRKIFFDDSDIVDKFASAIWTGDTCFYVNFYQITAQGRFSREQIARLAAVAPALTAAVARHFQRDPATDADPMARLKTVFATAEPLARLTGREKEVCLGILSGLSSEAIAAELGIGLHSALTYRKRAYDKLGISSQNELFAIALRLMASADQLN, from the coding sequence ATGAAGGCAGATTTCGCCTTCAAGACTTCTGTCGTCAGCGACATCACGCCGGCGCTGCTGGCGATCGGCCGCGACAGCTTTCCGCAGGCCCTGATCGGCGCGCTGCGCCGCGTCGCCGGGGTCGGTCACTGCATGGTGTTCTCGTTCGCAGGCCCGCGCTCCGCCGCGTGCCTGCTCGATGTCGGCAACATCCCGACCGGGCGCGACCTCGGGATCGCCTATTCGGAACATTTCCATCAGGCCGACCCGAACCGCGACGCGGTGTTCGAGGGCAAGGCGCAGGCCGTGCCGATCGTACTGCCGACCTTTGCGCGCCGGATGTACAGCGACGGCTACCGCAAGATTTTCTTCGACGATTCCGACATCGTCGACAAGTTCGCCTCGGCGATCTGGACTGGCGACACCTGCTTCTACGTCAATTTCTACCAGATCACCGCGCAAGGCCGCTTCAGCCGCGAGCAGATCGCGCGCCTCGCCGCGGTCGCGCCCGCGTTGACCGCAGCGGTGGCGCGGCACTTCCAGCGCGACCCGGCAACGGATGCCGATCCGATGGCGCGGCTGAAGACCGTGTTTGCGACCGCCGAACCGCTCGCCAGACTGACCGGCCGTGAGAAGGAGGTCTGCCTCGGCATCCTTTCGGGTCTCAGCTCGGAAGCGATCGCGGCCGAGCTCGGCATCGGGCTGCACTCCGCCCTCACCTATCGCAAGCGCGCCTATGACAAGCTCGGCATCTCCTCGCAGAACGAGCTGTTCGCGATCGCACTGCGCCTGATGGCATCGGCAGACCAGCTGAACTGA
- a CDS encoding cytochrome P450 has translation MSTAPHFDIDVPAFWQDPYPTLARMRKEAPIAFVPQLGSTLLCNRDDIFVSEKQIDVFSSHQPEGLMNRLMGHNMMRKDGDAHMNERKAIFPAVSPKTVRSHWTAQFAGHANRILDELTPDGVVDFVQAFALPFSAECLKSITGLTNMRFQDMNAWSQGMIDGIANYTGDPAIEARCHAATSGIDAAIDDMVPRLRKTPDLSLLGVLLQTDMSMESVRANIKLAISGGQNEPRDAIAGTVWALLTHPDQLALAVSGAIPWLQVFEEYARWISPIGMSPRRIAKPWTIRDVAFETNERVFLMFGSANRDEKHFDRPDAFDVRRDASKSIAFGAGPHFCAGAWASRAMVADVALPAIFDRLRNLRLIADRPPRIGGWAFRGLLDLPVTWDA, from the coding sequence GTGAGCACTGCGCCCCATTTCGACATCGACGTCCCCGCCTTCTGGCAGGATCCCTATCCGACGCTGGCGCGCATGCGCAAGGAGGCGCCGATCGCCTTCGTGCCGCAGCTCGGCAGCACACTGCTGTGCAACCGCGACGATATCTTCGTCTCCGAGAAGCAGATCGACGTGTTCTCGTCGCACCAGCCCGAGGGGCTGATGAACAGGCTGATGGGCCACAACATGATGCGCAAGGACGGCGACGCGCACATGAACGAGCGCAAGGCGATCTTCCCGGCGGTCTCGCCGAAGACCGTCAGATCGCACTGGACCGCACAATTCGCCGGACACGCGAACCGCATCCTCGATGAGTTGACGCCGGACGGCGTGGTGGATTTCGTGCAGGCCTTCGCGCTGCCGTTCTCGGCCGAATGCCTGAAATCGATCACCGGCCTCACCAACATGCGCTTCCAGGACATGAACGCCTGGTCGCAGGGCATGATCGACGGCATCGCCAACTACACCGGCGATCCCGCGATCGAGGCGCGCTGCCATGCAGCGACCTCCGGCATCGACGCCGCGATCGACGACATGGTCCCCAGGCTGCGCAAGACGCCCGACCTCAGCCTGCTCGGCGTGCTGCTCCAGACCGACATGTCGATGGAGAGCGTGCGCGCCAACATCAAGCTCGCGATCTCGGGGGGCCAGAACGAGCCGCGCGACGCGATCGCCGGCACGGTGTGGGCGCTGCTGACCCATCCGGATCAGCTGGCGCTGGCTGTAAGCGGCGCGATCCCGTGGCTACAGGTGTTCGAGGAATATGCGCGCTGGATCTCGCCGATCGGGATGTCGCCGCGGCGGATCGCAAAGCCCTGGACGATCAGGGACGTCGCATTCGAGACCAACGAGCGCGTGTTCCTGATGTTCGGCTCGGCCAACCGCGACGAAAAGCATTTCGACAGGCCCGATGCATTCGATGTGCGCCGCGACGCCAGCAAGAGCATCGCGTTCGGCGCCGGTCCACATTTCTGCGCCGGCGCCTGGGCCTCGCGCGCCATGGTCGCCGACGTCGCGCTGCCGGCGATCTTCGACAGGCTCAGGAATCTGCGGCTGATCGCGGACAGGCCGCCGCGGATCGGCGGCTGGGCATTCCGCGGTCTCTTGGATTTGCCGGTGACGTGGGACGCTTAA
- a CDS encoding nuclear transport factor 2 family protein encodes MTDHTTIVRRYIELWNERMPSRRREMLSENWTADARYVDPMMSGDGHDGVDALIAGVQQKFPDFNFKLIGEPNGFGDHVRFSWGLGPDGADSPIKGTDFAMLKDGRIRSITGFLDQVPGA; translated from the coding sequence ATGACCGACCACACGACCATCGTCCGCCGCTATATCGAGCTCTGGAACGAGCGGATGCCGAGCCGGCGCCGCGAGATGCTGAGCGAGAACTGGACCGCCGATGCGCGTTATGTCGATCCCATGATGAGCGGCGACGGCCATGACGGCGTCGATGCGCTGATCGCGGGGGTGCAGCAGAAGTTTCCGGATTTCAACTTCAAGCTGATCGGCGAGCCGAACGGCTTCGGCGACCATGTCCGCTTCTCCTGGGGCCTCGGGCCCGACGGCGCCGACAGCCCGATCAAGGGCACCGACTTCGCCATGCTGAAGGACGGCCGGATCCGGAGCATCACCGGCTTCCTCGACCAGGTGCCGGGCGCCTGA
- a CDS encoding alpha/beta fold hydrolase, protein MAALPWTTANSVELQLPSMRLLDFSRAGEGQPLLVCAPYALHRAKIADLAPGHSLMEALQGAGIARLYLTDWLSAAPEMRYFSIDTYLSDLNVAVDTIGPPVDLAGLCQGGWLSLLYAARFPGKVRRLVLAGSPVDVSVPSELSRMVASLPQQGFEALVRQGNGIVSGRQMLQVWSVPLSTLDVEAALQQRLDDKSEDARALLDCFTRWNRETLDLPGTYYLEVTDWIFRRNRIATGDFVALGCKIDLAAVKLPVFLLAAENDIVVPRDQAFATLRLLGTPPAWLQCDTEPCDHLGLFIGCKALAGSWRRIARWLQSDLGEAAGERLQISA, encoded by the coding sequence GTGGCGGCGCTGCCCTGGACGACGGCCAATTCGGTGGAGCTGCAACTGCCGTCGATGCGTCTGCTGGACTTCTCGAGAGCTGGCGAAGGCCAGCCGCTGCTGGTCTGCGCACCCTATGCGCTGCACCGCGCGAAGATAGCCGATCTTGCGCCCGGCCACAGCCTGATGGAGGCGTTACAGGGAGCGGGCATAGCACGTCTCTATCTCACGGATTGGCTCTCGGCGGCACCGGAGATGCGATATTTCTCGATCGACACCTATCTGTCCGATCTCAACGTGGCGGTCGACACGATTGGGCCGCCCGTCGACCTTGCAGGTCTCTGTCAGGGCGGCTGGCTGTCGCTGCTCTATGCCGCGCGCTTTCCCGGCAAGGTGCGGCGGCTCGTGCTAGCGGGCAGCCCGGTCGACGTCTCTGTGCCGTCAGAGCTTTCCAGGATGGTCGCCTCGCTTCCGCAGCAAGGTTTTGAGGCACTGGTGCGCCAGGGGAATGGAATCGTCAGTGGCAGGCAGATGCTGCAGGTCTGGAGTGTCCCGCTCAGTACGCTTGACGTGGAAGCGGCGCTGCAGCAGCGGCTCGACGACAAGTCGGAGGATGCACGGGCGCTGCTCGATTGCTTCACACGCTGGAACCGAGAGACGCTTGATTTACCGGGCACCTACTATCTCGAAGTGACTGACTGGATATTTCGAAGGAACCGGATCGCGACGGGAGACTTTGTCGCGCTTGGCTGCAAGATCGATCTTGCTGCGGTGAAGCTGCCCGTTTTCCTGCTCGCAGCCGAGAACGACATTGTTGTTCCGCGCGACCAGGCATTTGCGACGTTGCGACTGTTGGGCACGCCGCCCGCGTGGCTGCAATGCGACACCGAGCCGTGTGATCACCTCGGCCTGTTCATCGGCTGCAAGGCTCTGGCCGGTTCGTGGCGTCGGATT
- a CDS encoding aromatic ring-hydroxylating dioxygenase subunit alpha, producing MADDGIFLRNAWYVAALNHELIDGKKLARTILERPIVIYRGASGKVVALDDRCCHRAAPLSMGRVEGDDIRCMYHGMKFAADGKCIQIPGQDAIPAKLGVRSYPVVERYNMIFIWTGDAEKADPKLILDYPPLEDPKWRGLPGYMHYKANWLLIVDNLSDFAHLAFVHTNTLGGSEEYAYKTKPVAIEKLDDGFRVERWHMGADAPPYHKKVISNRDDQVDRRNIGRMIVPGIFTLDTTFAPAGQGAEKGVQVPGTRSYRNAQFMTPETRSSTHFFWNYLHDFDIDNPNISLSLRHSLEEAFNEDKDFIEAQQKVLDVDPDYQLLAIGADAPLTYFRWLFARRLDAEKGAARAA from the coding sequence ATGGCCGATGACGGAATTTTCCTGCGCAACGCCTGGTACGTGGCGGCGCTGAACCACGAACTGATCGACGGCAAGAAGCTGGCGCGCACCATCCTGGAGCGGCCGATCGTGATCTATCGCGGCGCCAGCGGAAAGGTGGTCGCACTCGACGACCGTTGCTGCCATCGCGCGGCGCCGCTCTCGATGGGGCGCGTCGAGGGTGACGATATCAGATGCATGTATCACGGCATGAAGTTTGCGGCCGACGGCAAGTGCATCCAGATCCCCGGCCAGGACGCGATCCCGGCCAAGCTCGGCGTGCGCAGCTATCCGGTGGTCGAGCGCTACAACATGATCTTCATCTGGACCGGCGATGCCGAGAAGGCCGATCCGAAGCTGATCCTCGACTATCCGCCGCTCGAGGATCCCAAATGGCGCGGCCTGCCGGGCTACATGCACTACAAGGCCAATTGGCTCCTGATCGTCGACAACCTCAGCGATTTCGCGCATCTGGCCTTCGTGCACACCAACACGCTCGGCGGTTCCGAGGAATATGCCTACAAGACCAAGCCGGTGGCGATCGAGAAGCTGGACGACGGCTTCCGTGTCGAGCGCTGGCACATGGGCGCCGATGCGCCGCCCTACCACAAGAAGGTGATCTCCAACCGCGACGACCAGGTCGATCGCCGCAATATCGGCCGCATGATCGTTCCAGGCATCTTCACGCTCGACACGACGTTTGCGCCGGCGGGACAGGGCGCGGAGAAGGGCGTTCAGGTTCCGGGCACGCGGTCATATCGCAATGCGCAGTTCATGACGCCGGAGACGCGCTCCTCGACGCACTTCTTCTGGAACTACTTGCACGATTTCGACATCGACAATCCGAACATTTCGCTATCGCTGCGGCATTCCCTCGAGGAGGCCTTCAACGAGGACAAGGATTTCATCGAAGCGCAGCAGAAGGTGCTCGACGTCGACCCGGATTATCAGCTGCTTGCGATCGGCGCCGATGCGCCGCTGACCTATTTCCGCTGGTTGTTCGCACGCAGGCTCGATGCGGAGAAGGGCGCGGCACGCGCCGCATAG
- a CDS encoding LysR family transcriptional regulator, with protein MAGHTVPLDGQSAMEWRDWELFCEVVEHGGFTAAARVLGHPKSSLSAAVQRLEANLGLRLIERTTRHLRLTDSGETIYRKVRPLFAALHDTHSEALAMSSAVAGTLRIKAPYEFGAHHAGPVACAVMGRYPELAIRIDVEHDIVSPIAENYDIVFAMLEAPLPSAGIVIRRVFTLERGLFAAPALLEKFGEPRTLDELRKLPLLTGPSDPPWAITAPGGVVEHLAVDRARLTSSNAHVRLQAALAGHGVLRVTASYTRAAAAAGELKRLLPDHACEPLNVHALLPARQFVPAKVRCFLDAMEAHARGDPEAYIRP; from the coding sequence TTGGCTGGACACACTGTACCGCTGGATGGACAATCGGCCATGGAGTGGCGCGACTGGGAGCTGTTTTGCGAGGTTGTCGAGCATGGCGGCTTCACCGCGGCCGCGCGCGTGCTCGGGCATCCCAAATCGAGCCTCAGTGCCGCGGTGCAGCGTCTCGAGGCCAATCTCGGGCTGCGGCTGATCGAGCGGACCACGCGGCATCTGCGGCTGACCGATTCCGGCGAGACCATCTATCGCAAGGTGCGCCCGCTGTTCGCCGCGCTGCACGATACCCACAGCGAGGCGCTGGCGATGTCCAGCGCGGTCGCAGGCACCTTGCGCATCAAGGCGCCGTACGAATTCGGCGCGCATCACGCGGGGCCGGTCGCCTGCGCCGTGATGGGCCGTTATCCCGAGCTCGCGATCCGGATCGATGTCGAACACGACATCGTTAGTCCGATCGCCGAGAATTACGACATCGTGTTCGCGATGCTGGAGGCGCCGCTGCCGTCGGCCGGCATCGTGATCCGCCGCGTCTTCACCCTGGAGCGCGGCCTGTTCGCGGCACCGGCGCTCTTGGAGAAGTTCGGCGAGCCGCGCACGCTGGATGAATTGAGGAAGCTGCCGCTGTTGACCGGTCCCAGCGATCCGCCATGGGCGATCACCGCACCCGGCGGGGTGGTCGAGCATCTCGCGGTGGATCGCGCGCGGCTCACCAGCTCGAATGCCCATGTCCGCCTGCAGGCGGCGCTCGCCGGCCATGGCGTGCTGCGGGTCACCGCGAGCTACACCCGCGCCGCGGCCGCGGCCGGTGAATTGAAGCGGCTGCTGCCGGACCATGCCTGCGAGCCGCTCAACGTGCACGCGCTGTTGCCGGCGCGGCAATTCGTCCCGGCCAAGGTGCGCTGCTTCCTCGATGCGATGGAGGCGCACGCGCGCGGTGATCCGGAGGCTTACATCAGGCCGTAG
- a CDS encoding NADH:flavin oxidoreductase/NADH oxidase, giving the protein MSQPFLFQPITLRGVTSRNRILISPMCQYSATDGLANDWHLVHLGKFAQGGAGLVMVEAAAVTAEGRITHGDVGIWNDEQIAPLERIAAFLKDNGAVPSIQLAHAGRKASMQRPWYGNAALDEADRARGDLPWRTVAPSAIPMEEGWLMPHALEMAELAALREQWRRATLRAVEAGFEFVEVHCAHGYLLHEFLSPLSNRRSDAYGGDRAGRMRYPLEIIETVRAAWPAERPLAVRISSVDGVEGGLTLEDQIAFAREAKARGVDLIDCSSGGLLGSATAARIPRGYGFQVPYAEEIRRAAEVATIAVGLILHPQQAEDVLAGGQADLVAIGREALFDPNWPLHAELALGGGGGEVFASWPKQYGWWLERREPGLRRLEGPPLPFRKV; this is encoded by the coding sequence ATGTCGCAGCCGTTTCTGTTTCAGCCGATCACGCTTCGCGGCGTGACCTCCCGAAACCGCATCCTGATTTCGCCGATGTGCCAGTATTCGGCGACCGACGGCCTCGCCAATGACTGGCACCTCGTGCATCTCGGCAAGTTCGCCCAAGGCGGCGCCGGGCTCGTGATGGTCGAGGCCGCGGCGGTCACCGCCGAGGGGCGCATCACCCATGGCGATGTCGGCATCTGGAACGACGAGCAGATCGCGCCGCTCGAACGCATCGCGGCCTTCCTGAAGGACAATGGCGCGGTGCCCTCGATCCAGCTCGCGCATGCCGGCCGCAAGGCCAGCATGCAGCGCCCCTGGTACGGCAATGCCGCACTCGACGAAGCCGACCGCGCCCGCGGCGATCTGCCGTGGCGCACGGTTGCGCCGAGCGCGATCCCGATGGAGGAAGGCTGGCTGATGCCGCACGCGCTCGAAATGGCCGAGCTCGCCGCACTGCGCGAGCAATGGCGGCGCGCCACCTTGCGCGCAGTGGAGGCCGGCTTCGAATTCGTCGAGGTGCATTGCGCGCATGGCTATCTCCTGCACGAATTCCTCTCGCCATTGTCGAACCGCCGCAGCGACGCCTATGGCGGCGACCGCGCCGGGCGGATGCGCTATCCGCTCGAGATCATCGAGACCGTGCGCGCCGCCTGGCCCGCGGAGCGGCCGCTAGCGGTGCGCATCTCCTCGGTCGATGGTGTCGAAGGCGGCCTGACGCTCGAGGATCAGATCGCATTCGCGCGCGAAGCCAAGGCGCGCGGTGTCGACCTGATCGATTGCTCGTCGGGTGGCCTGCTCGGCTCGGCAACCGCGGCGCGGATTCCGCGCGGCTATGGCTTCCAGGTGCCGTATGCGGAAGAAATCCGTCGCGCCGCCGAGGTCGCCACCATCGCGGTCGGCCTGATCCTGCATCCGCAGCAGGCGGAAGATGTCCTGGCGGGCGGCCAGGCCGACCTGGTCGCGATTGGCCGCGAGGCGCTGTTCGATCCGAACTGGCCGCTGCATGCCGAGCTTGCGCTTGGCGGCGGAGGCGGCGAGGTGTTCGCGTCCTGGCCGAAGCAGTATGGTTGGTGGCTGGAGCGGCGCGAGCCGGGCTTGCGCAGGCTCGAAGGTCCGCCGCTGCCGTTCCGCAAGGTGTGA